GGTAGATAAATAGTCTTGAAAGAAAAGACCTACTGTTATGAGCCTGTCCGTAGGGCGACGGAACCATCCCCCTTCTACCGTTGTACTATCAATTGGTTTATGGTTTTCATCCAGCGTATATTCTTTATATACATCTCCCTCTAAATCTTCCTTGGTTTTCATCAACCCTATGCTCACCCAACTCTCGGCATCTTTTACTAATTCGCCAAACAAACGCATCTCTACACCGGCAGCATAGGCCTTAGCCATGTTCTCACCAAAATAACGCAGGCGTACATTGTCAATATCATAAGGTACTACATTGGTCATGTACTTATAATAGGCTTCTGCTGTTAAGCGCAGCGGGCGGCGCAAACCAATGAAATTATAATCTAAGCCCGCTACTCCCTGCCAGCTACGCTGTGCTTTCACATCAGTGTTCAGCGTTCCATCATATCTGCGTAGTTCCCTATAGAAAGGAGGCTGATGGTATGCTCCAGCTGCTGCACGGAAAACAATATCGCGCTTCCAATTTGGCTTCCACGAAGCGCCCATACGAGGCGCTATTAGAAGTTCATTATTCAGATCATTATAGTTAAACCGCACTCCCGCCTGTAGCGTAATTGCACGAGCAGAATCTCTAAAAGCAATATTGTCTTGAATATAACCATTGAGGCGATTTACATTCAAATCAGCTTGCGAATAAATAAACTTACTAAGCCGTAATTCATCTGGGTTATAGGGTAAAGAGTAACCGCCAGAATCCTGCATTTCAAATTCATGCAATTGATCTTGAATTGCGGTTCTATCATATCCCGCTCCCCACTGTACTATATGTCGTCCTCTATCCCAACTGCCTTTATGCGAAAGATTATAATCGGTGATCTTTAGATCATTGCGTGCATAATTCTGAAACACCCCAGCACCAAGAGGGTTTACAATTAAACCAAAGGAATTACTGGATTTGTCAAAATCACGATCCCCAAACAAATAAGCGCCAGCAATATCAATATTCTCTTCTTCATTATTCTGAAAACGAGACCCCAGGAACTTCAAGCGTATTGATCGATTGGGCTGATAGGTAGTTGAAACGCCAAGCATTTGCGTACTATAGGCATCCCGTTCACGTCCTTCAAAAAAAATATCCATTCCCAGGTTGGCCGTAAAGTAGGGGGAGAAAACCGAGGATGTAAGCTGGCTGTATTGAGGTGATAAGCGGAACTTGGTTTGAGAAAGGTTTCCCAATATTTCTGTCTGCCATTTGGCATTCCACTGGTAGTTGATTAGTGCTTGAATATCGGATGATGACGGCACATAACTGCCTTGCGTTTCTTGTCTGCTAAGCAAGTTGCGATTGCTCCGATTACGAACACCAATCAAATAAGAAAGCCGGTTCTTATTTGTAACCCCTTCTAAATGGAAACTTTGCTCCAGGATACTGATATAGGCCGAACCTCCAAAAGCTCGTGGCTTATTGTACTGAACATCCAACACAGAGCTCATTTTATCGCCATAACGCGCTTGGTATCCGCCATTATAGAAATTAATGTTGCGTACCATTTCAGGATTGATAAAGCTTAATCCTTCCTGCTGTCCGCTGCGTACTAAATAAGGTCTATAGATCTCAAAGTCGTTTACATAAACCAGGTTCTCATCATAGCTACCGCCACGTACATTGTATTGCGAAGTCAGTTCGTTATTAGATCCCACAATCACTTTGATCATGCTCTCCACTCCTACTACGGGAGAAGGCAGATTCAATATATTTTTAGGATTAGGCTTTATCAATCCAGCCTCCGTTCGCGTCCGCTGGTCGGTAACCACTACTTCCTGCAAGGATTGGCCCCCAGCCTCCATTCGGATAGTAACTATCTCTTGCTCTCCTTCATTCAATAAAAAGTTTTGTTGTACTGTTTTATAACCAGTGTAGGAAAAAACTAAAGCAATGGCTTTATCAGCCGGCACCTTAATACTGAAAGCCCCGCTATCGTTAGTAGCAATACCATTTTGCTGCCCCAATACAATTACGGAAACATGGGGCAATGGCTTTTCGCTTTCATCCAGCACTTTACCACTGATAGTGGCCCGGTTTCTTTGGGCAACGGTAAGCAGGGAGAATAGTAAGCAAAAGGATAGGAATAAAAGTGAACGGCAACTCACTAGCTTCAAGTATTTGGGCTCTAAAATAATTCTTTCAAGCTAAGCTGGCGGTTTATTTTACAACCCTACCTATACGCAAACAGAGAGGGATGGCTAGTTTCATTTTCTCTTCATCTCCCCAAAGTGTATTCAGTCTTTCTTCAATAATGCTTAGGGGTGATACGCCATTTGCCTTAGTATATTTCTGGGTGGCCGACCAGGTTTCAAGGTAACCTTTAAACTGTTGCTTGGTCCACTCCAGCTCTATCTCAAAGTTTTGAATAGGTAAAGGCTGAAAGCTAAAATCCACCGTTTGGTATTGCTCGTCTACATAACGGCGTTCTGGGTCCCAATAGGGACCAACAATCTCTCAATAAAACTGAAAGTATAACTGTTGCAAGGCATCATCTGGCATGCGCATGGTATAGGTAGCCCAGGCAGCTACTACACAGCCCTGTTTACCCACACGGGTAGCTTCTTTAAAGAAGACATCCCAATTGAGCCAGTGATAAGCGGTAGCTACTGTTATTAAGTCAAATGTATTATCGGTAAAAGGAGTTGTTTCCGCCGTACTTATCTGGTAATGGATATTTTCTTTAGGAACAGCGTTCTGCAATTGGGCTTCACTGATGTCAGTAGCTTCTACCCTTTCAAAATAATTGGCCAGGCGCACTGCCGCCTGGCCATTACCTGTAGCACAGTCCCACGCCACCTTTCTTTCCTGTACAAAAGACAAAATGTACTCAAATAACGCCTCCGGATAAGTAGGCCGGTATTGCGCATACAAATTGGCTCGTTCAGAAAAGAGGTCCTTGGCCATGGCCTTATATCTTTTTCAGCTGAGCGATGGTTTCGGTTGGATTAGCTGATTTAAATACAGTATTTCCGGCAACCAACACATCGGCCCCCGCTTCTATAATGGATTTAGCGTTTTCTAAGGTAACACCGCCATCAATTTCAATCTTCACATTCGCGCCTTTCTCATCAATCATACGGCGAAGTTCTTTGATCTTGGTCAAGGTGTGTGGAATAAACTTCTGTCCACCAAATCCGGGATTCACACTCATTAAACATACTACATCAATATCAGCAATGATATCTTGTAAAAACGATACCGGCGTATGCGGATTTACAGCCACACCAGCCTGCATACCTAAGGATTTGATCTGCTGAATATTACGGTGCAGGTGAGTACAAGCTTCAATATGAACTGTTAAGATATCTGCACCGGCATTTTTGAAAGCCTCAGCATAGGTACCTGGCTCTAGAATCATCAGGTGCACATCACAAACTTTTGTAGTGGTTTTGCGTATATGCTCAATTACAGGCAAACCGAAAGAGATGTTTGGAACAAAACGTCCATCCATTACATCTAGGTGAAACCAATCGGCCTCACTTTTATTCAACATTTCACAATCAGCCGCTAAGTTTAAGAAATTGGCAGACAATAAAGAGGGTGCTATCAAAGCCATAATGAAGCGTATTAATTTGCGGCGGCAAGTTAGTCAAACCTCAAATAGAAAGACGCATTTATTCTTTTCTCACGCTTAAAGTTTGCTTTCTGATAACAGTACGGTAGTGAATTAAAGTCACCCTGTTAACAATTTACTTACATATGGCGCTCTAGTTTACCATCTTATAAATCAAATACCCCCTTATGAGCGCGTATTTTCAGAATTGATTTTAGCCTGAGGAGTTTGCGCTTTTATTGCATTTTCAAAATCGGCAAACTTCACCGCCTTCCAATGAACACCATAAATCGTTTCTACTTTAAGCTTATGCTTCTTGATTTGCTGATACAATTCAAAATTTACCGGTATCAGCGGTTTTACCAAACCACCCTTATCAGTAGAAATTAGCAAATCCGCCTGGTAGAGTATCTTTTCTTTAGGGAAGTATAAAACCAAAAGTTCTTGCGCATGACTATTAGGTCCAAAATCGATTAATTGTACCTGCAAACTATCATCTTGCAAGGTTTTGCTTCCAACAAATGTTTCTACAACAGGCTTTTTATTTTCAATACCCAAGGCAAACAAAGAATGTTGCGCCTGGGTTAAATGTCTTATGTAACTAACATTATCAGGGGTCGTGATAATGGGAATATCCTTTTTAATAAAGCAATCCAGCCGCCCCGCATGGTCTTCATGATAATGGGTGATAACAACATTTTTAATGGGCTTTCCGGGAAATTTCTTTTCGGCAATTGCTATTGCTTCTTGGGCCGCTGCAGGAGCTTCTACTAGAACCAAATGATCTTTAAAATTTAAGATCAAAGGATTATAACCACTTAGGCCTTCTAACATAAAGATATTTTTTCCAATCTCTTTAGTAGCAAAAGGAAGTATTTCACTCGCCCCATATTGAACCGGCTTAACAAATAACGCTTCTCCTTTCCGCTCATTAATGATAATGGTACTGGCAAATTCCTTCCGAACAAGTTTACCATTACTGGTTACTGTTTTTACTTGAGGGAAGAGAACTCCATTGAAGTCTTTATAATCCGAAAACTGATAACTCAATCGCTGATTCCCATGTATGATATTATCAGTAAAAAACTCAAACTTCTTAAGCAGTTTTGACGAGGGATCAAAGTATAGATCCAGAGTGAGTGTTGTATTATAAGGAAAGGCAACAACTTCATAATTCTCACCGCCCTCTTCTTTTAAACCAAGATATCGTAAAGTAAGTTTCTTATCCAGAGCTGCCTTAAGTAAGTAATTGGGTAGGTTTCGCAGAATGACATCATTCTTCACAACATTCTTATCTGCCAATGATAAATTAGTTACGCCAGAGAACCTCATTTGTGGCACTTCATAACTAAAGGCACTTGAATCAGTATATACACTTCTGAAATGAAAAATATACCCACCTAAAAAACGATTGACAACTTCATTGACAACCCTATCTTTTTCAAAATCTACAACAACTGTGTTTTGAAAAGGCAAACTAACATTGTCTTTATTAAAACTTACACTTTGGCCATCCATATATTTCTGGCCAGTATAGTCTATATATAGATATTTTATGTTTTTGGTATTCTCCTCACCACCCAATGCCTTCATACCATCAACCACTAAGGATATAGCCTTCGTAAAAGCAGGCAAATAATAATCAGGTGCTTGCGCACGAACGCCTATTGACAAACAGAAAACTAAAACAAAAAATAACAAGAATACATTTCTCATATTGGCTTGGTTTAAAGAAAACAGATAGGGTAATGATGCAGCACCTTTACCAACTGCACAAAGCGATGAAATGATTAACCAGTTAATATGTATGATTTAATAATGTCACACCAAATGCATCATAAATAAAAATAATAAGTGGCTTAGATTTAAGAAACTATAACAGTTGAAATGACATATACGTTGTTTCAACTGTATTCTTAAATAATCGCACATGTATCGCCGGAATGGGATCGTTTCTTGCATACATACATGGCTGTCAGTTAAAATGCAGGCTTTTGTACTATAAAGAAAGAATTTCTAGAATGCCATTCTTCAAGCTTCCCGGAATTTATATCAAACATTTGGAATCACTTTGGGCTCAGCATCCTCTCGGCGTTCATCCTTAGAGGATACGAACATTTTAAAAGCTGGATATGAACAGGCTATTATCCCAAGTGTAACCAGTAAGCTTATTTGATCACTAACGGCAAAGCCAACCATCAATGCCAATGTTACCAAAACAAGAAAATAAGAAGCATATGGATACCCCCAGGCCTTGTAAGGGCGATTTAAAGTTGGCTCATTTTGTCGCAATCGAATTAGTGAAGCAAAAGCAAAGGTTGTTACAATGGTCATGAAAAATGCCCCAAGAGAAAAAAGTAGATCAAAGGAACCTACAGCTATTAAGGCGGTTGCTAAAATGTAACAAAGCAACATTGAAAAATAAGGAGATCCTCCTTTGTTTACAATCTGGCCTTGCTTGATGAAAAACCCATCCCTGCTTAATCCAAATAATATTCGCGAAGGAATCATCATATAGGCATTCAATATGCTGACCAAAGACAGCATTGATATAATGATAATAAAGTCAGTACTCCAGCTACCAAAAGCAATAGCAGCTGCATCTGCTGCAGCCAAAGGCGAGTTCGCAATGGCTTTTACAGGCAAAACATACAAAATAGCCGCATTGATCATTATATATATTAAGGCTATGGTTAAAGCACCAATGAGGTATGACTTAGGAATGTTTTTAGATGGATTTTGATCTTCTTCTGAGAAATACGAAACAGACATCCATCCATCGTAGGCACCCATAATTAATTGTAAGGATCTGAATATTCCAATCACAAATCCTCCTTGTATTATCGAATGCTCTACGGCTGGTAAATGCTTAGCGGGTTCACTGATAAAACACCCTCCTATCAACACTAGAAAAAGCAGTATTTTAATGGCACTGGTTATTTGTTGGATTACACTTCCGCTTTTTACCCCGGGCAGATTAATCAACGTAAATAGGGTTAAAAATGAAAGCGCAACTAACGTAGTAAAAGGACGAAGTGCTGGGAATAATAAAACACTGTATTCACTTAAAACAATACAGAAATAAGCTGGTGCTATAGCATTGCAAAAAAAATCAAACCAGCCACTAATGAAACCTGCATAATTCCCAAAGGCTCTTTTAATGTAATTATAAGCACCTCCGGCTTTGGGAAACATTGTGGTCAATTCG
This genomic interval from Flavisolibacter tropicus contains the following:
- a CDS encoding MBL fold metallo-hydrolase is translated as MRNVFLLFFVLVFCLSIGVRAQAPDYYLPAFTKAISLVVDGMKALGGEENTKNIKYLYIDYTGQKYMDGQSVSFNKDNVSLPFQNTVVVDFEKDRVVNEVVNRFLGGYIFHFRSVYTDSSAFSYEVPQMRFSGVTNLSLADKNVVKNDVILRNLPNYLLKAALDKKLTLRYLGLKEEGGENYEVVAFPYNTTLTLDLYFDPSSKLLKKFEFFTDNIIHGNQRLSYQFSDYKDFNGVLFPQVKTVTSNGKLVRKEFASTIIINERKGEALFVKPVQYGASEILPFATKEIGKNIFMLEGLSGYNPLILNFKDHLVLVEAPAAAQEAIAIAEKKFPGKPIKNVVITHYHEDHAGRLDCFIKKDIPIITTPDNVSYIRHLTQAQHSLFALGIENKKPVVETFVGSKTLQDDSLQVQLIDFGPNSHAQELLVLYFPKEKILYQADLLISTDKGGLVKPLIPVNFELYQQIKKHKLKVETIYGVHWKAVKFADFENAIKAQTPQAKINSENTRS
- the rpe gene encoding ribulose-phosphate 3-epimerase, with protein sequence MALIAPSLLSANFLNLAADCEMLNKSEADWFHLDVMDGRFVPNISFGLPVIEHIRKTTTKVCDVHLMILEPGTYAEAFKNAGADILTVHIEACTHLHRNIQQIKSLGMQAGVAVNPHTPVSFLQDIIADIDVVCLMSVNPGFGGQKFIPHTLTKIKELRRMIDEKGANVKIEIDGGVTLENAKSIIEAGADVLVAGNTVFKSANPTETIAQLKKI
- a CDS encoding APC family permease, coding for MAVNKPLHSVGLKKALGVAFGIAIVTGGTIGVGILRTPGIIAALLPNAILILLCWTGIGLYILLSASSYAELTTMFPKAGGAYNYIKRAFGNYAGFISGWFDFFCNAIAPAYFCIVLSEYSVLLFPALRPFTTLVALSFLTLFTLINLPGVKSGSVIQQITSAIKILLFLVLIGGCFISEPAKHLPAVEHSIIQGGFVIGIFRSLQLIMGAYDGWMSVSYFSEEDQNPSKNIPKSYLIGALTIALIYIMINAAILYVLPVKAIANSPLAAADAAAIAFGSWSTDFIIIISMLSLVSILNAYMMIPSRILFGLSRDGFFIKQGQIVNKGGSPYFSMLLCYILATALIAVGSFDLLFSLGAFFMTIVTTFAFASLIRLRQNEPTLNRPYKAWGYPYASYFLVLVTLALMVGFAVSDQISLLVTLGIIACSYPAFKMFVSSKDERREDAEPKVIPNV
- a CDS encoding class I SAM-dependent methyltransferase, producing MAKDLFSERANLYAQYRPTYPEALFEYILSFVQERKVAWDCATGNGQAAVRLANYFERVEATDISEAQLQNAVPKENIHYQISTAETTPFTDNTFDLITVATAYHWLNWDVFFKEATRVGKQGCVVAAWATYTMRMPDDALQQLYFQFY
- a CDS encoding TonB-dependent receptor — protein: MSCRSLLFLSFCLLFSLLTVAQRNRATISGKVLDESEKPLPHVSVIVLGQQNGIATNDSGAFSIKVPADKAIALVFSYTGYKTVQQNFLLNEGEQEIVTIRMEAGGQSLQEVVVTDQRTRTEAGLIKPNPKNILNLPSPVVGVESMIKVIVGSNNELTSQYNVRGGSYDENLVYVNDFEIYRPYLVRSGQQEGLSFINPEMVRNINFYNGGYQARYGDKMSSVLDVQYNKPRAFGGSAYISILEQSFHLEGVTNKNRLSYLIGVRNRSNRNLLSRQETQGSYVPSSSDIQALINYQWNAKWQTEILGNLSQTKFRLSPQYSQLTSSVFSPYFTANLGMDIFFEGRERDAYSTQMLGVSTTYQPNRSIRLKFLGSRFQNNEEENIDIAGAYLFGDRDFDKSSNSFGLIVNPLGAGVFQNYARNDLKITDYNLSHKGSWDRGRHIVQWGAGYDRTAIQDQLHEFEMQDSGGYSLPYNPDELRLSKFIYSQADLNVNRLNGYIQDNIAFRDSARAITLQAGVRFNYNDLNNELLIAPRMGASWKPNWKRDIVFRAAAGAYHQPPFYRELRRYDGTLNTDVKAQRSWQGVAGLDYNFIGLRRPLRLTAEAYYKYMTNVVPYDIDNVRLRYFGENMAKAYAAGVEMRLFGELVKDAESWVSIGLMKTKEDLEGDVYKEYTLDENHKPIDSTTVEGGWFRRPTDRLITVGLFFQDYLSTNKNFKVYLSTLYGSNLPYNIPGSIKYRNALYIQPYIRADIGFSALLLDGDKTARRSHSPFHNFENIWASLEVFNLIDRPNTISYLLVKDFANNTFTMPNRLTPRLLNFKIVARW